From a single Raphanus sativus cultivar WK10039 chromosome 3, ASM80110v3, whole genome shotgun sequence genomic region:
- the LOC108847892 gene encoding KH domain-containing protein At2g38610 — translation MSGLYNNNNSSYFSSPARAASPQIRSTPPEIDSSQYLTELLAEHQKLTPFTQVLPICSRLLNQEMFRVSGMMSNQGFGDFDRLRHRSPSPMASSNLISNVSNTGLGGGGWNGLSQERLSGTPGMIMDWQGAPGSPSSYTVKRILRLEIPVDSYPNFNFVGRLLGPRGNSLKRVEATTGCRVFIRGKGSIKDPEKEDKLRGRPGYEHLNEQLHILIEADLPASIVEIRLRQAQEIIEELLKPVDESQDFIKRQQLRELALINSNNLREESPGPSGGGSVSPFNSSGKRPKTGC, via the exons ATGTCTGGTttatacaacaacaacaactcctCTTACTTCTCATCTCCGGCAAGAGCTGCTTCTCCTCAGATTAGAAGCACTCCTCCTGAGATCGACAG CTCTCAGTACTTGACGGAGCTTCTCGCCGAACATCAAAAGCTCACACCTTTTACTCAAGTCTTGCCCATATGCAGCCGCCTGCTCAATCAAG AGATGTTCAGGGTGTCTGGAATGATGTCTAACCAAGGATTTGGCGATTTTGATAGGCTCAGACACAGAAGTCCAAGTCCCATGGCTTCTTCTAATCTTATCTCTAACGTTTCTAACACCGGCTTAGGTGGTGGTGGCTGGAACGGCCTTTCTCAGGAG AGACTTAGTGGAACACCTGGAATGATAATGGATTGGCAAGGTGCACCAGGAAGCCCCAGCTCATACACCGTCAAAAGGATATTGCGTCTGGAGATCCCTGTAGATAGCTATCCTAAT TTCAATTTTGTTGGTCGACTTCTCGGTCCTAGAGGCAACTCGTTAAAGCGCGTTGAAGCTACTACAGGCTGCCGCGTGTTTATCAGAGGGAAAGGCTCAATCAAGGATCCGGAAAAG gaAGATAAGTTAAGGGGAAGACCGGGATATGAACACCTGAATGAGCAGCTTCACATCTTAATAGAAGCAGATCTTCCAGCCAGTATTGTGGAGATACGTCTGCGTCAAGCTCAAGAGATTATAGAAGAGTTACTTAAGCCTGTG GATGAATCGCAAGATTTCATAAAGAGACAGCAGCTGAGGGAGCTAGCGTTGATAAACTCGAACAACTTGAGGGAAGAGAGTCCAGGACCAAGCGGCGGTGGAAGCGTTTCGCCTTTTAACTCAAGTGGTAAACGCCCCAAAACAGGATGCTAA
- the LOC108847893 gene encoding acid phosphatase 1-like: protein MEGYKRMKLLLIFLTVSSVATSASPWLPMDGNYPGSYCLSWRLAIETNNVRAWRTVPIQCMRYVEVYMLAGQYDRDVQLIVEQIRVYLSQIVLPGDGMDAWIFDVDDTCVSNVFYYRLKRYGCDPYDPTGFRTWAMKGESPAIQPVLELFNELIETGFKVILVTGRDEETLGQATQENLHNQGFTGYERLIMRTPENKKHSATIYKTTIRKQVVEEGYRIWGNVGDQWSDLQGEYSGNRTFKLPNPMYFVP from the exons ATGGAGGGATATAAGAGAATGAAGTTGCTTCTCATCTTTCTAACAGTCTCCTCAGTGGCAACCAGCGCAAGTCCATGGCTGCCGATGGACGGAAACTATCCAGGTAGCTACTGCTTAAGCTGGAGACTAGCAATAGAAACAAACAATGTACGTGCCTGGCGCACCGTTCCTATCCAATGTATGCGTTATGTTGAGGTATACATGCTTGCTGGTCAATATGATAGAGACGTCCAGTTGATTGTGGAACAAATCAGGGTTTATCTCAGTCAGATAGTCCTTCCTGGTGATGGTATGGATGCATGGATCTTCGATGTTGATGATACTTGCGTCTCAAACGTCTTTTACTATCGCCTCAAAAGATACGG ATGTGACCCTTATGATCCAACTGGATTTAGAACATGGGCGATGAAAGGAGAGTCTCCAGCAATACAGCCTGTTCTTGAACTGTTTAACGAACTGATAGAAACAGGCTTCAAAGTGATCCTAGTAACCGGAAGAGATGAAGAAACTCTTGGCCAGGCAACACAAGAAAATTTGCATAATCAAGGCTTCACTGGTTATGAAAGGTTGATTATGAG GACGCCAGAGAACAAAAAACACAGCGCAACAATATACAAAACAACAATCAGAAAGCAAGTGGTGGAAGAAGGTTACAGGATATGGGGAAACGTAGGAGACCAATGGAGTGACTTACAAGGAGAATACTCAGGAAACCGCACCTTCAAGCTTCCTAACCCTATGTATTTTGTTCCCTGA
- the LOC108847548 gene encoding uncharacterized protein LOC108847548 isoform X3: MDDEKKKKRNKKKKNKQQKRADGDSIPTTGVATSDDGNHNGDADIDQSNQVPDSIELQPSSQHIINQADDSISVAVVDDENTSPTSEGLMEETIKQLRDEILSHLQKEAGFEETVGRLETENEAHIQKEAVLEERLEHLRTENEAHIQKGVLLEERLEHLRAECEAHIQKEALLEERLEHLRAANEAHVQSQALLEERLLHLSTENEAYIQKEALLEERLLHLGTENEALKQNEEKLEERLVQYKTKNDVLVHEMSSTEVKMRELLDERSTFAQKETSLEEKLQQLQHDEESSVAAAEKSSREMISSLNSEIGTLRAQVMKLEESRSSLQEQNNSLVGTVSNLQVQRENHDNNVKGASEEELNSQIEAACTLVEKLITENAELVEKVNELCIQLNQSQHAFASPPESLAIEVQKSDTLEEIPIHDELIRIDDDGDMETALLERNLPEERVPVSVNPNGEIDVESQVVVAGEEEEASGGVPLVDAPLIGAPFRLVSFVARYVSGADLAEKKQFL, from the exons CCACCGGTGTAGCCACCTCCGACGATGGGAATCATAACGGAGACGCTGACATTGATCAATCTAACCAAGTCCCTGATTCCATTGAGTTGCAACCATCTTCTCAACATATCATCAAT CAGGCAGATGATTCTATTTCTGTTGCTGTTGTTGATGATGAGAACACGTCTCCGACCAGTGAG GGGTTGATGGAAGAAACAATCAAACAGTTACGTGATGAAATTTTATCCCACCTTCAGAAAgag GCTGGTTTTGAAGAAACTGTTGGACGCTTGGAAACTGAGAATGAAGCTCACATACAGAAAGAG GCAGTGTTAGAAGAGAGGCTTGAGCATTTAAGAACAGAAAATGAAGCTCACATACAGAAAGGG GTACTGTTAGAAGAAAGGCTTGAACATTTGAGAGCAGAATGTGAAGCACACATACAGAAAGAG GCACTGTTAGAAGAAAGGCTTGAGCATCTGAGAGCAGCAAATGAAGCTCACGTACAAAGTCAG GCACTATTAGAAGAAAGGCTACTGCATTTGAGTACAGAGAATGAAGCTTACATACAAAAAGAG GCACTGTTAGAGGAAAGGCTCTTGCATTTGGGAACTGAGAATGAAGCTCTCAAACAGAACGAG GAAAAGTTGGAGGAAAGACTTGTTCAGTATAAAACAAAGAACGACGTGCTCGTTCATGAAATG TCTAGTACAGAAGTCAAAATGAGAGAGTTGCTTGACGAAAGATCAACCTTCGCTCAGAAAGAG ACAAGTCTAGAAGAGAAACTTCAACAACTTCAACATGATGAAGAATCTTCGGTTGCAGCTGCTGAG AAGTCATCCAGAGAAATGATTTCAAGCCTGAACAGTGAAATTGGAACACTGCGAGCACAG GTAATGAAATTGGAAGAATCTAGGAGTAGTCTTCAAGAGCAGAACAATAGTCTTGTGGGAACCGTATCTAATCTTCAAGTCCAGCGTGAAAACCATGACAATAACGTGAAG GGTGCTTCCGAGGAAGAACTAAACTCACAGATTGAAGCAGCTTGTACTCTAGTTGAAAAACTTATCACTGAAAATGCTGAACTTGTTGAGAAG GTGAACGAGTTGTGCATTCAGCTAAACCAATCGCAGCATGCTTTTGCTTCACCACCTGAGAGCCTAGCAATTGAAGTACAGAAGTCTGATACCTTAGAAGAAATACCCATTCACGACGAGTTGATTAGAATTGATGACGATGGAGACATGGAAACTGCACTGTTAGAGAGAAACTTACCAGAGGAAAGAGTGCCGGTTTCTGTGAACCCTAATGGGGAAATAGATGTGGAGTCACAGGTTGTAGTagctggagaagaagaagaagcgagTGGTGGTGTGCCTCTTGTGGACGCTCCACTGATCGGTGCACCGTTCAGGCTTGTCTCGTTTGTAGCAAGATACGTGAGTGGTGCAGATTTGGCTGAAAAGAAACAGTTTTTGTAA
- the LOC108847548 gene encoding uncharacterized protein LOC108847548 isoform X2, whose amino-acid sequence MDDEKKKKRNKKKKNKQQKRADGDSIPTTGVATSDDGNHNGDADIDQSNQVPDSIELQPSSQHIINADDSISVAVVDDENTSPTSEGLMEETIKQLRDEILSHLQKEAGFEETVGRLETENEAHIQKEAVLEERLEHLRTENEAHIQKGVLLEERLEHLRAECEAHIQKEALLEERLEHLRAANEAHVQSQALLEERLLHLSTENEAYIQKEALLEERLLHLRTENEACIQKEALLEERLLHLGTENEALKQNEEKLEERLVQYKTKNDVLVHEMSSTEVKMRELLDERSTFAQKETSLEEKLQQLQHDEESSVAAAEKSSREMISSLNSEIGTLRAQVMKLEESRSSLQEQNNSLVGTVSNLQVQRENHDNNVKGASEEELNSQIEAACTLVEKLITENAELVEKVNELCIQLNQSQHAFASPPESLAIEVQKSDTLEEIPIHDELIRIDDDGDMETALLERNLPEERVPVSVNPNGEIDVESQVVVAGEEEEASGGVPLVDAPLIGAPFRLVSFVARYVSGADLAEKKQFL is encoded by the exons CCACCGGTGTAGCCACCTCCGACGATGGGAATCATAACGGAGACGCTGACATTGATCAATCTAACCAAGTCCCTGATTCCATTGAGTTGCAACCATCTTCTCAACATATCATCAAT GCAGATGATTCTATTTCTGTTGCTGTTGTTGATGATGAGAACACGTCTCCGACCAGTGAG GGGTTGATGGAAGAAACAATCAAACAGTTACGTGATGAAATTTTATCCCACCTTCAGAAAgag GCTGGTTTTGAAGAAACTGTTGGACGCTTGGAAACTGAGAATGAAGCTCACATACAGAAAGAG GCAGTGTTAGAAGAGAGGCTTGAGCATTTAAGAACAGAAAATGAAGCTCACATACAGAAAGGG GTACTGTTAGAAGAAAGGCTTGAACATTTGAGAGCAGAATGTGAAGCACACATACAGAAAGAG GCACTGTTAGAAGAAAGGCTTGAGCATCTGAGAGCAGCAAATGAAGCTCACGTACAAAGTCAG GCACTATTAGAAGAAAGGCTACTGCATTTGAGTACAGAGAATGAAGCTTACATACAAAAAGAG GCACTGCTTGAAGAAAGGCTCTTGCATCTGAGAACAGAGAATGAAGCTTGCATACAAAAAGAG GCACTGTTAGAGGAAAGGCTCTTGCATTTGGGAACTGAGAATGAAGCTCTCAAACAGAACGAG GAAAAGTTGGAGGAAAGACTTGTTCAGTATAAAACAAAGAACGACGTGCTCGTTCATGAAATG TCTAGTACAGAAGTCAAAATGAGAGAGTTGCTTGACGAAAGATCAACCTTCGCTCAGAAAGAG ACAAGTCTAGAAGAGAAACTTCAACAACTTCAACATGATGAAGAATCTTCGGTTGCAGCTGCTGAG AAGTCATCCAGAGAAATGATTTCAAGCCTGAACAGTGAAATTGGAACACTGCGAGCACAG GTAATGAAATTGGAAGAATCTAGGAGTAGTCTTCAAGAGCAGAACAATAGTCTTGTGGGAACCGTATCTAATCTTCAAGTCCAGCGTGAAAACCATGACAATAACGTGAAG GGTGCTTCCGAGGAAGAACTAAACTCACAGATTGAAGCAGCTTGTACTCTAGTTGAAAAACTTATCACTGAAAATGCTGAACTTGTTGAGAAG GTGAACGAGTTGTGCATTCAGCTAAACCAATCGCAGCATGCTTTTGCTTCACCACCTGAGAGCCTAGCAATTGAAGTACAGAAGTCTGATACCTTAGAAGAAATACCCATTCACGACGAGTTGATTAGAATTGATGACGATGGAGACATGGAAACTGCACTGTTAGAGAGAAACTTACCAGAGGAAAGAGTGCCGGTTTCTGTGAACCCTAATGGGGAAATAGATGTGGAGTCACAGGTTGTAGTagctggagaagaagaagaagcgagTGGTGGTGTGCCTCTTGTGGACGCTCCACTGATCGGTGCACCGTTCAGGCTTGTCTCGTTTGTAGCAAGATACGTGAGTGGTGCAGATTTGGCTGAAAAGAAACAGTTTTTGTAA
- the LOC108847548 gene encoding uncharacterized protein LOC108847548 isoform X1 — protein MDDEKKKKRNKKKKNKQQKRADGDSIPTTGVATSDDGNHNGDADIDQSNQVPDSIELQPSSQHIINQADDSISVAVVDDENTSPTSEGLMEETIKQLRDEILSHLQKEAGFEETVGRLETENEAHIQKEAVLEERLEHLRTENEAHIQKGVLLEERLEHLRAECEAHIQKEALLEERLEHLRAANEAHVQSQALLEERLLHLSTENEAYIQKEALLEERLLHLRTENEACIQKEALLEERLLHLGTENEALKQNEEKLEERLVQYKTKNDVLVHEMSSTEVKMRELLDERSTFAQKETSLEEKLQQLQHDEESSVAAAEKSSREMISSLNSEIGTLRAQVMKLEESRSSLQEQNNSLVGTVSNLQVQRENHDNNVKGASEEELNSQIEAACTLVEKLITENAELVEKVNELCIQLNQSQHAFASPPESLAIEVQKSDTLEEIPIHDELIRIDDDGDMETALLERNLPEERVPVSVNPNGEIDVESQVVVAGEEEEASGGVPLVDAPLIGAPFRLVSFVARYVSGADLAEKKQFL, from the exons CCACCGGTGTAGCCACCTCCGACGATGGGAATCATAACGGAGACGCTGACATTGATCAATCTAACCAAGTCCCTGATTCCATTGAGTTGCAACCATCTTCTCAACATATCATCAAT CAGGCAGATGATTCTATTTCTGTTGCTGTTGTTGATGATGAGAACACGTCTCCGACCAGTGAG GGGTTGATGGAAGAAACAATCAAACAGTTACGTGATGAAATTTTATCCCACCTTCAGAAAgag GCTGGTTTTGAAGAAACTGTTGGACGCTTGGAAACTGAGAATGAAGCTCACATACAGAAAGAG GCAGTGTTAGAAGAGAGGCTTGAGCATTTAAGAACAGAAAATGAAGCTCACATACAGAAAGGG GTACTGTTAGAAGAAAGGCTTGAACATTTGAGAGCAGAATGTGAAGCACACATACAGAAAGAG GCACTGTTAGAAGAAAGGCTTGAGCATCTGAGAGCAGCAAATGAAGCTCACGTACAAAGTCAG GCACTATTAGAAGAAAGGCTACTGCATTTGAGTACAGAGAATGAAGCTTACATACAAAAAGAG GCACTGCTTGAAGAAAGGCTCTTGCATCTGAGAACAGAGAATGAAGCTTGCATACAAAAAGAG GCACTGTTAGAGGAAAGGCTCTTGCATTTGGGAACTGAGAATGAAGCTCTCAAACAGAACGAG GAAAAGTTGGAGGAAAGACTTGTTCAGTATAAAACAAAGAACGACGTGCTCGTTCATGAAATG TCTAGTACAGAAGTCAAAATGAGAGAGTTGCTTGACGAAAGATCAACCTTCGCTCAGAAAGAG ACAAGTCTAGAAGAGAAACTTCAACAACTTCAACATGATGAAGAATCTTCGGTTGCAGCTGCTGAG AAGTCATCCAGAGAAATGATTTCAAGCCTGAACAGTGAAATTGGAACACTGCGAGCACAG GTAATGAAATTGGAAGAATCTAGGAGTAGTCTTCAAGAGCAGAACAATAGTCTTGTGGGAACCGTATCTAATCTTCAAGTCCAGCGTGAAAACCATGACAATAACGTGAAG GGTGCTTCCGAGGAAGAACTAAACTCACAGATTGAAGCAGCTTGTACTCTAGTTGAAAAACTTATCACTGAAAATGCTGAACTTGTTGAGAAG GTGAACGAGTTGTGCATTCAGCTAAACCAATCGCAGCATGCTTTTGCTTCACCACCTGAGAGCCTAGCAATTGAAGTACAGAAGTCTGATACCTTAGAAGAAATACCCATTCACGACGAGTTGATTAGAATTGATGACGATGGAGACATGGAAACTGCACTGTTAGAGAGAAACTTACCAGAGGAAAGAGTGCCGGTTTCTGTGAACCCTAATGGGGAAATAGATGTGGAGTCACAGGTTGTAGTagctggagaagaagaagaagcgagTGGTGGTGTGCCTCTTGTGGACGCTCCACTGATCGGTGCACCGTTCAGGCTTGTCTCGTTTGTAGCAAGATACGTGAGTGGTGCAGATTTGGCTGAAAAGAAACAGTTTTTGTAA